From a region of the bacterium genome:
- the ilvA gene encoding threonine ammonia-lyase, biosynthetic yields the protein MSDALIERILRARVYDVARETPLEAAPKLSARFGERVLLKREDLQPIFSFKLRGAYNKISQLSLETGRRGLVACSAGNHAQGVALAAERLGFPATIVMPRTTPSIKVRAVDALGATVELFGDTVADAAERAHALVAEEGGTLIHPFDDLDVIAGQGTIGMEILRQHPDPIDAIFVPVGGGGLLAGILAYAKFLRPETRIFGVEAEDGASMTAALAAGRPVPLDRVGLFVDGAAVRQVGEAPFRIVRERVDDMVQVGVDDVCAAIQDLFEETRVLAEPAGALAVAGMKRWLEEQGGDEGRSLVAIQSGANIGFHRLRHISERAELGEHREAILGVTIPEQPGSFRELCRALQDANVTEFNYRHAQSPEAHVFVGVALGGGVERAGLIRELRGAGYDVEDLTENEMALLHTRFMVGGRVPQLADERLLRFEFPERPGALARFLDLMNPRWNLSLFHYRNHGSAVGRVLAGIQVPGNEDAGFRRYLDELGYPWTEETDNPAYRLFLR from the coding sequence ATGAGCGACGCCCTGATCGAACGGATCCTCCGAGCGCGCGTCTACGATGTCGCTCGGGAAACCCCGCTCGAAGCGGCTCCGAAGCTGTCTGCACGCTTCGGGGAACGGGTGCTGCTGAAGCGGGAGGATCTCCAACCGATCTTCTCGTTCAAGTTGCGCGGGGCCTACAACAAGATCTCCCAGCTCTCGCTCGAGACCGGGCGCCGCGGCCTGGTGGCCTGCTCGGCCGGGAACCACGCGCAGGGCGTCGCCCTTGCCGCGGAGCGTCTGGGATTTCCGGCCACGATCGTGATGCCCCGCACGACGCCGTCGATCAAGGTGCGCGCCGTCGACGCGCTGGGCGCAACCGTCGAGCTCTTCGGGGACACAGTCGCCGATGCCGCCGAACGAGCACACGCCCTGGTCGCCGAAGAGGGCGGGACGCTCATCCACCCGTTCGACGATCTGGATGTGATCGCGGGGCAGGGAACCATTGGCATGGAAATCCTGCGTCAGCACCCGGACCCGATCGACGCAATCTTCGTACCCGTCGGCGGCGGCGGTCTGTTGGCCGGTATCCTCGCGTATGCGAAATTCCTCCGTCCGGAGACGCGGATCTTTGGCGTGGAAGCGGAGGACGGAGCGAGCATGACGGCGGCGCTCGCCGCTGGGCGACCCGTGCCTCTCGATCGGGTGGGGCTCTTCGTAGACGGCGCTGCAGTACGACAAGTGGGTGAGGCTCCCTTCCGGATCGTTCGTGAGCGGGTCGACGACATGGTGCAGGTCGGCGTGGACGACGTGTGCGCCGCGATCCAGGATCTCTTCGAAGAGACCCGCGTCCTGGCCGAGCCCGCGGGTGCCTTGGCAGTTGCCGGCATGAAGCGGTGGCTGGAGGAGCAGGGGGGTGACGAAGGCCGGTCATTGGTGGCGATCCAGAGCGGCGCCAACATCGGTTTCCACCGCCTGCGCCATATCTCCGAGCGCGCGGAGCTGGGTGAACATCGCGAGGCGATCCTGGGCGTCACGATTCCCGAACAACCCGGCAGTTTCAGGGAACTCTGTCGAGCGTTGCAGGACGCCAATGTGACCGAGTTCAACTATCGCCATGCCCAGAGCCCGGAGGCGCATGTCTTCGTCGGTGTTGCATTGGGGGGTGGCGTCGAACGGGCGGGGCTGATCCGGGAACTCCGGGGCGCAGGCTACGACGTGGAAGACCTGACCGAGAACGAGATGGCACTCCTGCATACCCGCTTTATGGTTGGCGGGCGGGTGCCGCAGCTGGCAGACGAGCGTCTGTTGCGGTTCGAGTTTCCGGAGCGGCCGGGGGCGCTTGCGCGTTTCCTCGATCTGATGAATCCGCGCTGGAACCTCTCCTTGTTCCACTATCGGAACCACGGCTCGGCGGTGGGTCGCGTGCTGGCGGGAATCCAGGTTCCGGGCAACGAGGACGCGGGTTTCCGTCGCTACCTCGATGAACTCGGTTATCCGTGGACGGAAGAGACGGACAATCCCGCCTATCGCCTCTTCCTGCGGTGA